One genomic window of Bacillus mycoides includes the following:
- a CDS encoding formate--tetrahydrofolate ligase: MTTTTTVKSDIEIAQEASMKKIQEIAANLNILEEELEPYGHYKGKLSLDIFKRLQDEKDGKVVLVTAINPTPAGEGKSTVTVGLGQAFNKIGKKTVIALREPSLGPTMGLKGGAAGGGYSQVVPMEDINLHFTGDIHAITTANNALAAFIDNHIQQGNTLGIDTRKIVWKRCVDLNDRALRNVVIGLGGPVQGVPREDGFDITVASEIMAVFCLATDIQDLKARLSRIVVAYNFSNQPVTVKDLGVEGALTLLLKDALKPNLVQTLENTPAIIHGGPFANIAHGCNSVIATTMAAKLGDYVITEAGFGADLGAEKFLDIKARAAGIKPEAVVIVATIRALKMHGGVAKDQLKEENVDALAKGMENLQKHVETIQSFGVPFVIAINKFITDTDAEVTYLQEWCNERGYAVSLTEVWEKGGQGGVDLAEKVLKEIEKGENNYAPLYELELPLEEKIRTIAQKVYGAKDIEFAPKARKQLAQYEGEGWSNLPICMAKTQYSLSDDATKLGRPSDFIVTIRELKPSIGAGFIVALTGTMLTMPGLPKQPAALQMDVNEDGKAVGLF, encoded by the coding sequence GCGTTTACAAGATGAGAAAGACGGTAAAGTTGTTTTAGTAACAGCGATTAACCCAACTCCAGCAGGAGAAGGTAAATCAACAGTAACAGTTGGTTTAGGTCAAGCTTTTAATAAAATTGGTAAGAAAACAGTAATTGCACTTCGCGAACCATCTCTTGGACCAACAATGGGATTAAAAGGCGGAGCAGCAGGTGGCGGTTATTCTCAAGTAGTACCAATGGAAGATATTAACCTTCACTTTACTGGAGATATTCATGCGATTACAACTGCCAATAACGCATTAGCGGCGTTCATTGATAATCATATCCAACAAGGAAACACACTTGGAATTGATACGCGTAAAATCGTTTGGAAACGCTGTGTTGACTTAAATGATCGTGCCCTTCGTAACGTAGTAATTGGCCTTGGTGGACCGGTTCAAGGTGTGCCACGTGAAGACGGTTTTGATATTACAGTAGCATCTGAAATTATGGCCGTATTCTGCCTTGCAACAGATATTCAAGATTTAAAAGCTCGTCTATCTCGCATTGTTGTCGCTTATAATTTTTCAAATCAACCTGTAACAGTTAAAGATTTAGGCGTAGAAGGTGCGTTAACACTGCTATTAAAAGATGCATTAAAACCGAACTTAGTACAAACATTAGAAAATACACCAGCTATCATTCATGGCGGACCATTTGCGAATATCGCTCACGGTTGTAACAGTGTTATCGCTACGACGATGGCAGCAAAATTAGGTGATTATGTTATTACAGAAGCTGGATTCGGTGCAGATTTAGGTGCTGAGAAGTTTTTAGACATTAAAGCACGTGCAGCTGGTATTAAACCAGAAGCGGTAGTTATTGTTGCGACTATTCGTGCGCTTAAAATGCACGGTGGCGTGGCGAAAGATCAATTAAAAGAAGAAAATGTAGATGCGTTAGCAAAAGGAATGGAAAACTTACAGAAGCATGTTGAAACAATTCAAAGCTTCGGTGTTCCATTCGTAATTGCCATTAACAAATTCATTACTGATACAGATGCAGAAGTTACATACTTACAAGAATGGTGCAATGAGCGTGGCTATGCAGTATCCTTAACAGAAGTTTGGGAGAAAGGTGGCCAAGGCGGAGTTGACCTTGCTGAGAAAGTGTTAAAAGAAATTGAAAAAGGTGAAAACAACTACGCACCACTTTATGAATTAGAATTACCATTAGAAGAAAAGATTCGTACAATTGCTCAAAAAGTGTACGGCGCAAAAGATATTGAATTTGCTCCGAAAGCACGTAAGCAACTAGCTCAATATGAAGGAGAAGGTTGGAGTAACCTACCAATTTGTATGGCGAAAACACAATACTCTCTTTCTGATGATGCAACAAAATTAGGTCGCCCATCTGACTTTATCGTTACAATTCGTGAATTGAAACCATCTATCGGTGCAGGGTTTATCGTTGCGTTAACAGGAACAATGTTAACAATGCCTGGTCTTCCTAAACAGCCAGCTGCGCTTCAAATGGATGTAAATGAAGATGGAAAAGCAGTAGGTTTATTCTAA
- a CDS encoding DEAD/DEAH box helicase, whose protein sequence is MIKDMQPFLQQAWEKAGFKEFTEIQKQAIPTILEGQDVIAESPTGTGKTLAYLLPLLHKINPEIKQPQVVILAPTRELVMQIHEEVQKFTAGTDISGASLIGGADIKRQVEKLKKHPRVIVGSPGRILELIRMKKLKMHEVKTIVFDEFDQIVKQKMMGAVLDVIKSTMRDRQLVFCSATITKAAEDAARDLTVEPQLVRVTRSEAQSLVEHTYIVCERREKNDYIRRVMHMGNVKAVAFLNDPFRLDEITQKLKFRKMKAAALHAEASKQEREVTMRAFRSGKLEILLATDIAARGLDIDDLTHVIHLELPDTVDQYIHRSGRTGRMGKEGTVVSLVTEQEERKLLQFAKKLGIVFTKQEMFKGTFVESKPPAPKKKKPAFTGKKKPR, encoded by the coding sequence ATGATAAAAGATATGCAACCATTTTTACAACAAGCTTGGGAAAAGGCTGGTTTTAAAGAGTTTACTGAAATTCAAAAACAAGCGATTCCAACTATTTTAGAAGGACAAGACGTTATAGCTGAATCTCCAACTGGAACAGGAAAAACATTAGCGTACTTATTACCACTTTTACATAAAATTAATCCTGAAATTAAACAACCTCAAGTTGTAATTTTAGCGCCAACTCGTGAACTTGTTATGCAAATTCATGAAGAGGTTCAAAAGTTTACAGCAGGAACTGATATTTCAGGTGCGTCTTTAATTGGTGGTGCGGATATTAAGCGCCAAGTTGAAAAATTAAAGAAACATCCGAGAGTTATTGTCGGTTCACCAGGACGTATTTTAGAATTGATTCGTATGAAAAAATTAAAGATGCATGAAGTGAAAACGATTGTATTTGATGAGTTTGATCAAATTGTAAAACAAAAGATGATGGGTGCTGTACTTGATGTAATTAAATCAACGATGCGTGATCGTCAATTAGTATTCTGCTCGGCGACAATAACAAAAGCTGCAGAAGATGCGGCACGTGATTTGACAGTTGAACCACAATTAGTACGTGTAACACGCTCAGAGGCACAGAGCCTAGTTGAACATACGTATATCGTTTGTGAACGTCGTGAAAAAAATGATTATATTAGAAGAGTTATGCATATGGGAAATGTAAAAGCAGTTGCCTTCTTAAATGATCCATTCCGTTTAGATGAAATTACTCAGAAACTAAAATTCCGTAAAATGAAAGCAGCAGCACTTCATGCAGAGGCAAGCAAACAAGAGCGTGAAGTAACGATGCGCGCTTTCCGCAGCGGGAAATTAGAGATTCTACTTGCTACTGATATTGCAGCACGTGGATTAGATATCGATGATTTAACACACGTAATCCACTTAGAGTTACCAGACACAGTAGACCAATATATTCACCGCTCAGGACGTACTGGACGTATGGGCAAAGAAGGAACAGTCGTTTCGCTTGTAACAGAACAAGAAGAGCGTAAATTACTTCAATTTGCGAAAAAATTAGGTATCGTGTTTACGAAACAAGAAATGTTCAAAGGAACATTTGTAGAATCGAAACCACCAGCACCAAAGAAAAAGAAACCAGCTTTTACTGGTAAGAAAAAACCTAGATAA
- a CDS encoding VOC family protein → MIHKVGQIMLYVNNQDEAVNFWTEKVGFHVIAEEDNNQGMRWIEIAPTNDAETSIILHNKEVISKMSPELNLGTPSLMFFSESLEQLYKDLTNKNVTVGEMVTMPTGKVFNFADSEGNYFAVMEKK, encoded by the coding sequence ATGATTCATAAAGTCGGACAAATTATGTTATATGTAAATAATCAAGATGAGGCAGTAAATTTTTGGACAGAAAAAGTAGGGTTTCATGTAATCGCAGAGGAAGATAACAATCAAGGAATGAGATGGATTGAAATCGCTCCAACTAATGATGCTGAGACGAGTATCATATTACATAATAAAGAGGTTATCTCCAAAATGAGCCCAGAATTGAATCTTGGTACACCATCGTTAATGTTTTTCTCGGAAAGTCTTGAACAACTATACAAAGATTTAACAAATAAAAATGTTACAGTTGGCGAAATGGTAACTATGCCTACTGGTAAAGTGTTTAACTTTGCTGATAGTGAAGGGAATTATTTTGCGGTAATGGAAAAAAAATAA